A genomic window from Lotus japonicus ecotype B-129 chromosome 1, LjGifu_v1.2 includes:
- the LOC130734191 gene encoding thylakoid lumenal 29 kDa protein, chloroplastic isoform X1, translating into MGVSFLSSFSSLLPLVAHNSLPTTRYQPRSVPICCSKITADVSDGDQFHSKRRDILKCFGATIGLELIGSSGSLVGMANAADLIERGQRSEFQSKIKTTLYTAIKGNPDLVPSLLKLAINDALTYDKATKTGGPNGSIRFSSEISRPENEGLSAALNLLEEAKKEIDSYSKGGPISYADLIQYAAQSAVKATFLASAIRKCGGNVEKGNLLYTAYGSNGQWALFDRQFGRADAQDSDPEGRVPIWEKASVQEMKDKFSSVGLGPRQLAVLSAFLGPDQTATETLLASDPDVAPWVQKYQRSRETVSQTDYEVDLIAAFTKLSTLGQQINYEAYTYPRKKIDITKLKL; encoded by the exons ATGGGTGTCTCCTTCCTCTCAtctttctcttctctgcttccacTTGTTGCTCACAATTCACTTCCCACCACCAGATACCAACCTCGTTCA GTGCCCATTTGTTGTAGTAAAATTACAGCCGATGTTAGTGATGGAGACCAGTTCCATTCGAAACGGAGAGACATTCTTAAATGCTTCGGGGCCACTATTGGTTTG GAATTGATAGGAAGCTCTGGATCCCTTGTTGGGATGGCTAATGCTGCTGACTTGATAGAACGCGGGCAGCGTTCTGAGTTTCAAT CTAAAATTAAGACCACACTTTATACAGCGATCAAG GGAAATCCTGATCTTGTTCCATCCTTACTAAAACTGGCTATAAATGATGCTTTGACTTATGATAAG GCAACAAAAACAGGTGGCCCAAATGGCTCTATAAGGTTCAG CTCAGAAATAAGTAGACCTGAAAATGAGGGGCTCTCTGCTGCCTTAAATTTATTAGAGGAAGCAAAGAAGGAGATAGATTCCTATTCCAAAGGTGGACCGATTTCCTATGCAGATCTCATCCAGTATGcag CACAAAGTGCTGTCAAGGCTACATTTTTAGCTTCTGCCATTCGCAAATgtggtggaaatgtggagaAAGGGAATTTACTGTACACTGCATATGGATCAAATGGACAG TGGGCTTTGTTCGACAGGCAATTTGGTAGGGCTGATGCTCAAGACTCAGATCCAGAGGGGAGAGTTCCAATTTGGGAGAAAGCAAGTGTTCAGGAGATGAAAGATAAATTTTCTTCTGTAGGCTTGGGTCCTCGCCAG TTGGCTGTGTTGTCTGCATTCTTAGGTCCTGATCAGACTGCAACTGAGACCTTATTGGCTTCTGATCCGGATGTTGCTCCATGGGTTCAAAAATACCAGCGAAGCCGTGAAACCGTTTCTCAAACAGATTATGAG GTTGATCTGATAGCCGCTTTCACAAAATTGAGTACCTTGGGCCAACAAATCAACTATGAAGCATATACATATCCTCGTAAAAAGATCGACATTACCAAACTCAAATTGTAA
- the LOC130734190 gene encoding O-fucosyltransferase 7 → MQKRRWIPLILLRKLLTAAICSIAFVALFSVHVHIVPSSKDHKFNDKITTTQDLQHWTQELAPPHLSKASVPPPKLNGSRGNSKYEKLWKPPSNRGFLPCTKPTPNYTSPANSRGYLLVHTNGGLNQMRSGICDMVAVARIINATLVIPELDKRSFWQDTSNFSDIFDEEHFINSLANDVKIVKKLPIELVNASGMVMQFISWSGKDYYENEIARLWDDYQVIHASKSDSRLANNNLPPDIQKLRCRACYEALRFSPRIEEMGKLLVERMRSTGPYIALHLRYEKDMLAFSGCTHDLSPDEAEELRVIRENTSYWKIKDIDPVEQRSKGFCPLTPKEVGIFLTALGYPTKTPIYIAAGEIYGGESHMAEFRSRFPLLMNKEKLASIDELEPFSSHASQMAALDYIVSIESDVFIPSYSGNMARAVEGHRRFLGRGRTISPDRKALVRLFDKLDQGTLTEGKKLSNRIIDLHRRRLGSPRKRKGPISGTKRMDRFRSEEPFYVNPLPDCLCRTEQSPLNISHIVK, encoded by the exons ACTCAGGATCTGCAACACTGGACGCAAGAGCTCGCTCCGCCTCATTTATCCAAAGCTTCAGTTCCTCCTCCCAAG TTGAATGGTTCAAGAGGGAATTCGAAATATGAGAAGTTGTGGAAACCTCCGTCAAATCGTGGGTTTCTGCCCTGTACAAAGCCTACACCTAATTACACCT CTCCTGCTAATTCACGAGGATATCTTTTAGTTCATACAAATGGCGGGCTCAACCAAATGCGTTCTGGG ATATGTGATATGGTAGCTGTAGCTCGTATCATAAATGCCACTCTTGTAATTCCAGAACTTGATAAAAGATCATTTTGGCAAGATACTAG caatttctctGATATTTTCGACGAAGAGCATTTTATTAATTCTCTAGCTAATGATGTAAAAATCGTTAAGAAGCTTCCCATAGAACTGGTTAATGCATCCGGAATGGTCATGCAATTCATAAGCTGGTCTGGCAAGGATTACTATGAGAATGAGATTGCCAGGTTATGGGACGATTACCAA GTTATTCATGCATCCAAGTCTGATTCACGGTTAGCAAACAACAATCTACCTCCTGATATTCAGAAGCTTCGCTGCCGAGCTTGTTATGAAGCTCTTCGTTTCTCTCCTCGTATTGAAGAAATGGGAAAA TTATTGGTGGAGAGGATGAGGTCAACCGGTCCTTACATTGCATTGCATTTACGCTATGAGAAGGATATGCTTGCATTTAGTGGGTGCACACATGATTTATCTCCAGATGAAGCTGAAGAGCTACGGGTGATCAG AGAGAACACTTCCTATTGGAAAATAAAGGATATTGATCCCGTTGAACAGAGGTCAAAAGGGTTTTGCCCCTTAACTCCAAAGGAAGTTGGAATTTTTCTTACTGCTCTTGGATACCCAACAAAGACTCCAATATATATTGCTGCCGGAGAGATATATGGGGGCGAGTCCCATATGGCTGAGTTCCGTTCCCGCTTTCCCTTGTTAATGAATAAG GAAAAGTTGGCATCCATTGACGAGCTTGAACCCTTTTCTAGTCATGCATCCCAAATGGCTGCTCTTGACTATATTGTATCTATTGAAAGTGATGTATTTATACCTTCTTATTCTGGAAATATGGCTAGGGCCGTTGAAGGTCATCGCCGTTTTCTTGGACGTGGAAGAACAATATCACCAGACAG GAAAGCCCTTGTTCGTCTGTTTGATAAACTCGATCAGGGAACATTGACTGAGGGGAAAAAATTATCAAATAGGATTATTGATCTCCACAGAAGACG ACTTGGCTCCCCTAGGAAGAGAAAAGGGCCAATTTCCGGAACAAAGCGCATGGATAGGTTTCGGTCAGAAGAGCCCTTTTATGTTAATCCCTTACCTGATTGTTTATGCCGGACAGAACAATCTCCTTTAAACATCTCTCACATTGTTAAGTAG
- the LOC130734191 gene encoding thylakoid lumenal 29 kDa protein, chloroplastic isoform X2 — protein sequence MANAADLIERGQRSEFQSKIKTTLYTAIKGNPDLVPSLLKLAINDALTYDKATKTGGPNGSIRFSSEISRPENEGLSAALNLLEEAKKEIDSYSKGGPISYADLIQYAAQSAVKATFLASAIRKCGGNVEKGNLLYTAYGSNGQWALFDRQFGRADAQDSDPEGRVPIWEKASVQEMKDKFSSVGLGPRQLAVLSAFLGPDQTATETLLASDPDVAPWVQKYQRSRETVSQTDYEVDLIAAFTKLSTLGQQINYEAYTYPRKKIDITKLKL from the exons ATGGCTAATGCTGCTGACTTGATAGAACGCGGGCAGCGTTCTGAGTTTCAAT CTAAAATTAAGACCACACTTTATACAGCGATCAAG GGAAATCCTGATCTTGTTCCATCCTTACTAAAACTGGCTATAAATGATGCTTTGACTTATGATAAG GCAACAAAAACAGGTGGCCCAAATGGCTCTATAAGGTTCAG CTCAGAAATAAGTAGACCTGAAAATGAGGGGCTCTCTGCTGCCTTAAATTTATTAGAGGAAGCAAAGAAGGAGATAGATTCCTATTCCAAAGGTGGACCGATTTCCTATGCAGATCTCATCCAGTATGcag CACAAAGTGCTGTCAAGGCTACATTTTTAGCTTCTGCCATTCGCAAATgtggtggaaatgtggagaAAGGGAATTTACTGTACACTGCATATGGATCAAATGGACAG TGGGCTTTGTTCGACAGGCAATTTGGTAGGGCTGATGCTCAAGACTCAGATCCAGAGGGGAGAGTTCCAATTTGGGAGAAAGCAAGTGTTCAGGAGATGAAAGATAAATTTTCTTCTGTAGGCTTGGGTCCTCGCCAG TTGGCTGTGTTGTCTGCATTCTTAGGTCCTGATCAGACTGCAACTGAGACCTTATTGGCTTCTGATCCGGATGTTGCTCCATGGGTTCAAAAATACCAGCGAAGCCGTGAAACCGTTTCTCAAACAGATTATGAG GTTGATCTGATAGCCGCTTTCACAAAATTGAGTACCTTGGGCCAACAAATCAACTATGAAGCATATACATATCCTCGTAAAAAGATCGACATTACCAAACTCAAATTGTAA